The Plasmodium berghei ANKA genome assembly, contig: PbANKA_00_3, whole genome shotgun sequence genomic interval CTTATTTATACTACTCATACCGTCTGGATTTTCCatgtttttttcctttttagACTTATTAAATGTATCTTTAAATTAGAAAGCATATCAAAATAACcactttttattattatgcttTATTATACATGTTTAAATGActagaaataatatacttaatattttatggcataaaagttatattttttacattttatataataattaaatataatttaattgcttgttatattattatatatttaaatttgatatataatcacgtcatataattaatttgtCTTTGTTTAGTATTTATCAAAAACTCATTTATCCTTATTtccatgcatatatatattatgtattaatGGATTTCGAATTTACTCATTTTTAGCTAGTAtttgtaattattttaaataaactaATTTAAGCACacttattaataaaattataagcTATATTAATGGTTCAGATTTAGGTTTAGAGTTGCGTTTTGGAGAACTCGTATTTTGGATCATGATCCTGCAGTGTGGGTTATAGTTTTACTCTATGGAATCTATTCTTTGAGTTAgagttatatttttattaatttgtttataatttgatcatatttatttgtctATAAATGgtgattaaatatatatatactatacTCGTATGTTtaatttcaaaattaaGTCCAAATATGTACCACCCAAAGGAGCATATCCATTAATACGAAATGAGTTGcataacattttttccataaagTGTAATATTGATTTAATATGATTAAAACAGGatattgaatatattaatatatatatattgactatatatgaattcatattatctgtatcataattatttattacataaaaCTTGTTAATACATAGTTATATTGAATTATGcatatcataatatatgtctttatttgatgaaacattttatttagtaaaacttattatttgtataatatttgtttaatttaaatCGTATTTTGATAACcgaataatataatattattatatatgaaggtataaattataattatattcatttggTACAATTGTCTATactacaatatatattcatattaatatgtgTTTTTAAGATTAATTAATCATATTaccaatatataatagatattcataaaatatagattcATAAATATCGATCGATATCCGACAATACAACGTTATCTATAGAATGCATTTTATGCAtctaacatttttttaagttttaaTTGTAGTTactattttctttttgtatTCCCTTTACAtttgtattaaaattaattagtAATAATAGAAGTTGCTTTATAtgttttgatttatttatcataaggtataataatagattaatcattattaatttttaagtTTTATAGTTTTGTGGTATAAATagattatattttaaaatagttaaaaaataaaatataagtatattaataaaatttaatgttatagttttttctaataattataaataatatgataaatataatagcgttatcattatatgcctatacatataaactaataaaatatttcactAATAACtaatattgaaatattgttttttgtgaaagcttcatataattaagtattaatattatcgGAAAGAcacataataatacattataaAAGTATCAAcgctatatattttgttaaagATTCAATTTGAATTTGTAGTTTTatattctaaaaatatgaatcaATGGTGAAAGGGTTAAAGCCTCAATTCATGTTAAAtgtcattttattattccatATTAACGcgtattatattatcattttttaatgaatcatcatttttttaatcacAAACAGGATTATTTCATATagaattaatataatatagaattttaaataaattatttgaatgtatatacattaataactataataatataatatataatataaaaatgagcAATGCAAAACAGTTAAcgaatatttatataaatttatatattaaaagagCAAATATATCTTATCTCTCTCCTCTTGGAGGGTAATATAACAACCTAATTAAACATAGTTTTCTATTatactttaaaatttgCATCAATAGTTATTTATGTGCTAATATttactatatattattttaaaagcaATTTACATTCAAAGGGTTATTTAAACTTATAAATAGCTTAATAAATGCGGTTCAGTGCTAATTGTTGTTTTAAGgaatggaaaatatatgcaaaatatattataaaattaaccAATAAAGAATATTTCTAAATTGGAATATGtaggaataaaaataaagttataGGACTCATTAAAATggattattaatttatctttattcattaaaaacaatataaatttatataatttgcaTAGAGATGTAACATAActtaatttgaaaatactataattttaataaaacatgGTATATAGTATTAGAAACAGATATATAagtatttaatatattttaaaaaatgactatttatatacatttaaaaaatatgctaaCAATagatttattaatttttatatatttacagtCTCATGGGTATTAAtctatttattaaaacatgAGAAacaaatttgtatttttctatattaagACATAATATAAGGGAATGTGTTTTAAACTTATTACAAAAATccttaaaattttataataaaattataatggatattattaataattatgaatttATGCATAAATTATGTTATACATATGaccaaaataaatatctcCAACTTAAGGCAGTTTAGCTAAtctgtataaatatatataaacttGCTATGGTGTttctatttattattactttatatttattttaaatgaatactaaaaaaaatgagttTAACTACAGataattgttatatatagaatACAAGCTTGCATCCCCTATTTTGATGCagtatatatgaaattaatATGACATACTTAATTTATAgctcaaaaataaaatttcaatATGACAATTGGTGATGTGGTACATACAATTTCTTGAATAAAAGTGTTTGTTATTAcgcattttttatattgcattatctataaattaataatatgttCATTTTAGTagacatttttattttattttttaaaacggTTTTTAGTGTGAGAAGTTTGAAACTATATGGAAGTTTTTTCCCGACGAATTAAATGAATCTGGAGAATATGATTTTCgaaatgaattttttaacgAATACTGCCCTGATGAAAACTGTAATAACGATATCGATAAGATTAATGCTGGATACTTATggttatttaataaattttatgggGATAGTGATAAATTTTCGAATTCTGCAAATgacaatattaatattgttGTATACTTTATGATGTGGTTAGGTTATAAGTTAAATCAAAAACCACAAAGCGGAATCAACAAGTTTAATGATTTTTATAGTAATTATATGGAAAGTGTCAATGAGTATAAACAGAATATAGCTGATGTTAAGGAATATACAAGTTATATAGAtcttataaataaaaaaaaagaattgaTGAATATTTctaatgaaaatatgtcTAATCTTTATGATGCATTTAAAATGTTATGCAACATGATTAATAatgctaaaaaaaatgataatggAAACACATGTTTAGAATATgctaataaatttgttaataaacATAATGAACTTAAGAATGattctaataatattcaagggaattcatataataaaatattgtcTACATTATCAAATGATTATacttcttttaaaaatacttATTATGATTCTAATATAATAAGTAAACTACCAAGTCTtataatggaaaaaaaaacacaaattTCTTTAAGGCCTAATGGATCACAAGATATGTTCTCGAGTGAAACGCTACCATCAAGTACTGAAATTGAAGTATCAATTTCTGAAACTGATGTATCAGATTCTGAAAAAACACTATCGAGTTCATTGAAAATAAGCAAACTAATTCCAATTCCATTTATATTGGTTGCaacaataattttattaggAATTTCATATaaggtaaataataagtcaaataaaaaatatattcaacaCTGACTAATTtgtgaatataaataaattatacaatttaaaaaatttttatattagtattcGTTATTTGGATTTTGGAAACGACTTCAAAGACAATATTTAAGAgaaaaactaaaaaaaagaagaaaatgaatcattaatatatgattcGAAGATTAATGAAGATTTCAggaatagtaataatgatttatatattttaagaagCTGTCTATTTCGAAGTAATTTTtgatcataatttttatatagtttttatgTTGTGGAATCCATATTCGGTTTAGGGATAAGTATTATATtgcatttaattttttatgatttgaacactaatttaatatatgtactATACCCGTATGTTTAATCTCGAACTGAAGCCTAAATATGCAACAAAAAAAGGGGTACTGTcattaatatgaaaaggatcacataacattttttcataattataatatatataatttagtGTTCATATCGATTTAATatgattaaaataaaatatctatattgcatatattaattcatattatgatatatcataattatttattatataaagttTGTTAATCATAACTATATTGAATTATGCATAACACAATatgtttctttatttgatgaaacattttatttagtaaaacttattatttgttttaatttaaattgtaTTTTGATAATCGAACAgtacaatattattattatttatgaagTTGggtattaattataataaaattcattttgaGTATTCATCTacattataaatacattCAGGTTAAAATGTGTTTTTAAGAttaattaaacatattacCAATATAGA includes:
- a CDS encoding BIR protein produces the protein MTIGDCEKFETIWKFFPDELNESGEYDFRNEFFNEYCPDENCNNDIDKINAGYLWLFNKFYGDSDKFSNSANDNINIVVYFMMWLGYKLNQKPQSGINKFNDFYSNYMESVNEYKQNIADVKEYTSYIDLINKKKELMNISNENMSNLYDAFKMLCNMINNAKKNDNGNTCLEYANKFVNKHNELKNDSNNIQGNSYNKILSTLSNDYTSFKNTYYDSNIISKLPSLIMEKKTQISLRPNGSQDMFSSETLPSSTEIEVSISETDVSDSEKTLSSSLKISKLIPIPFILVATIILLGISYKYSLFGFWKRLQRQYLREKLKKRRK